The following are encoded together in the Herpetosiphon gulosus genome:
- the sbnA gene encoding 2,3-diaminopropionate biosynthesis protein SbnA codes for MLTHKTTKLTRSHDGIVQLIGNTPLIPLRRIFAEYPIQLFAKLEMFNPGGSVKDRVARSIITKALAAGQIDQATTIIESSSGNLGIGLAQVCRYFGLRFICIVDSRTTNQNIQILRAYGAEVEIITQPDPDLLTARIKRVHALQASIPNSFWCNQYANLHNPMAHYATMSEILTSLPNAPDYLFCATSSCGTLRGCAEYIRDQGLATKVIAVDALGSVIFGGQPGQRLIPGHGASRIPELFQPDLATGVVYVSDADCVAGCHSLLDQEAIFAGGSSGGVIRAIAQMLPSLPANATCVAILCDRGERYLDTVFNHAWIDQHLPSLLINQPQPIIERENVVG; via the coding sequence ATGTTAACCCACAAAACCACAAAATTAACTCGTTCACACGATGGGATTGTTCAACTGATTGGCAATACACCCTTAATTCCCTTGCGCCGGATCTTTGCTGAATATCCGATTCAACTCTTTGCCAAACTGGAGATGTTTAATCCAGGTGGCAGCGTTAAAGATCGGGTAGCACGTTCGATTATTACCAAAGCGCTTGCTGCAGGCCAGATCGACCAAGCCACCACAATTATCGAATCGAGTTCGGGCAATTTAGGCATTGGGCTGGCACAAGTTTGTCGCTATTTTGGGTTACGCTTTATTTGTATTGTTGATTCACGTACAACTAACCAAAATATTCAAATTTTACGCGCTTATGGAGCTGAGGTTGAAATTATTACCCAACCTGATCCTGATTTACTGACGGCGCGGATTAAACGTGTGCATGCCTTGCAAGCCAGCATTCCCAACAGCTTTTGGTGTAATCAATATGCAAATTTACATAATCCGATGGCGCATTATGCCACGATGAGCGAAATTCTGACAAGTTTGCCGAATGCTCCCGATTATCTGTTTTGTGCAACCAGCAGCTGTGGCACATTGCGCGGTTGTGCTGAATATATTCGCGATCAAGGTTTAGCAACCAAAGTCATTGCGGTTGATGCGCTGGGCAGTGTAATTTTTGGTGGTCAGCCCGGCCAGCGCTTGATTCCTGGTCATGGTGCATCACGGATTCCCGAGTTGTTCCAGCCCGATCTAGCAACTGGGGTTGTGTATGTTTCCGATGCCGATTGTGTGGCTGGCTGCCATAGCCTGCTCGACCAAGAGGCGATTTTTGCTGGAGGCTCGTCGGGTGGCGTAATTCGCGCAATCGCCCAGATGTTGCCTAGCCTGCCAGCCAATGCCACCTGTGTGGCGATTTTGTGCGATCGCGGTGAGCGCTATCTCGATACAGTCTTCAACCACGCCTGGATCGATCAACATCTGCCAAGCCTGTTGATTAATCAACCGCAACCGATCATCGAACGTGAAAATGTTGTCGGCTAA
- a CDS encoding MFS transporter: protein MISLRRWQQHPMLRFLLLWFGQTGSMIGSSLTGFALGIWVYQQHGVVSDYAWVLLTNTLPATLIAPWAGALSDRFNRRTVMLVSDSIAGLSTIALIILFSTGQLVIWQIYLANSINALARACQWPAYVASVPQLVASTQHNRANGLMQLSNALAQLLAPLIGSSLLAWVGMPFIFSLDLLTFGLALVITASTRFAPQPQALEPTTLPLLQTALVAWREFLRYPSLVALTSLIILSNFSAGSIEVLITPLVLELHSVPILGMLLTFGGLGMVAGSLLASMLRPPRRLAWAILLAELIGALAMLLAGWQPSIIGLAIAAMIYFGMLPWGSANHTSLIQQQLPNALHGRIFALISALASLALTMGFVSAGFLADRFFTPAMQPSGWLNPFFGWLLGNQPSSGIQLQFMSLGLLTLLWTIGVAGWHARKAPSSEQA, encoded by the coding sequence ATGATTTCGTTGCGGCGTTGGCAACAGCACCCCATGCTACGCTTTTTGCTGCTTTGGTTTGGCCAAACTGGCTCGATGATTGGCTCTAGCCTGACTGGTTTTGCCCTAGGGATTTGGGTTTATCAGCAACATGGCGTGGTTAGTGATTATGCTTGGGTATTACTAACCAATACCTTACCTGCCACATTGATCGCTCCATGGGCCGGAGCTTTGAGCGATCGGTTCAATCGGCGCACGGTAATGTTGGTAAGCGATAGCATCGCTGGCCTGAGCACGATTGCGCTGATCATATTATTTAGCACTGGGCAGTTGGTGATCTGGCAAATTTACCTTGCCAATAGCATCAATGCCCTAGCCCGGGCTTGTCAATGGCCGGCCTACGTGGCTAGTGTGCCCCAATTAGTCGCTTCGACTCAACATAATCGAGCGAATGGCTTGATGCAACTCAGCAATGCTTTGGCCCAACTGCTGGCCCCCCTGATTGGCAGTAGTTTGCTGGCGTGGGTTGGCATGCCCTTTATTTTCAGCCTCGACCTGCTGACCTTTGGACTGGCTTTGGTGATCACGGCTAGTACCCGGTTTGCGCCGCAGCCGCAGGCACTTGAACCAACAACCCTGCCATTGTTGCAAACTGCCTTGGTCGCATGGCGTGAGTTTTTGCGCTATCCCAGCCTAGTTGCGCTGACTAGTCTGATTATTTTGAGCAATTTTAGCGCTGGCAGCATTGAGGTGTTGATCACACCACTGGTATTGGAGCTGCACTCAGTCCCGATACTTGGCATGTTGCTGACCTTTGGTGGTTTGGGAATGGTTGCAGGGAGTTTACTCGCGAGTATGTTGCGCCCGCCGCGCCGCTTAGCATGGGCGATTTTGCTGGCTGAGCTGATTGGCGCATTGGCGATGCTTTTGGCTGGTTGGCAACCAAGCATTATTGGGCTAGCAATCGCCGCAATGATCTACTTTGGCATGTTGCCATGGGGCAGCGCCAACCATACAAGCTTAATTCAACAACAGCTCCCAAATGCCCTGCATGGGCGGATTTTTGCCTTGATTAGTGCTCTCGCATCGTTGGCTCTCACCATGGGCTTCGTGAGTGCGGGCTTTTTGGCCGACCGATTTTTTACTCCAGCCATGCAACCAAGTGGCTGGCTTAACCCCTTCTTTGGCTGGCTATTGGGTAATCAGCCGAGCAGTGGCATTCAACTGCAATTTATGAGTTTGGGATTACTCACCTTGCTGTGGACTATCGGGGTTGCTGGATGGCACGCCCGTAAAGCGCCGTCATCAGAGCAAGCATAG
- a CDS encoding amino acid adenylation domain-containing protein — MSAVQTLLEQLNTLDIKLWLDGPNLRVNAPKGVLTPELRAALSEQKPQLIAWFEQYQAPVNASEAIRPSPRNQPLPLSFGQERLWFLDQLEGQSNAYNLSGCFEIRGEFKPELLARALQLSLERHEILRTSLPTVAGQPIQQVQPTPSLSELPLQIVDYSGYAAPRQQALHYLREQALAAFDLSNGPLLRLVLLQLGAEQAMLLVVMHHTIADGWSMGCLIHELTTSYQAFAQATRPQFPVLPIQYGDFAAWQRDLAQAPLWQKQVQFWHASLVGAPALLALPSDYPRPASQSWRGKTCHFVLSACLSQQIRQVGQRYGCTPYMTLLAGFAFWLARMTGSHDLPIGTPIANRNRLETENLIGFFVNSLVMRIKPDRNLPFSELLRQTQAVSLAAFANQDAPFAQVVEALQPERTLGYNPIFQVMFDLQTAPTSSLQLPNLSFEPCLLDELGEGTAMFDLSWTMQDLPNGFTGQVEFAIDLFLPSTIERWIEDFEQTLSYVCAAPEYPLQSLPISRLADWGFQSPIIAAQPIQHLIQQHAFNQPDALAVTWQGQHLSYAQLDQAANQLAQYLHQQGIGCGDFVGLCFERSLAMPVAWLGVLKAGAAYVPLDPSYPLERLAFMCNDAKLRLVLTQAALIDCLPVEQPLIIWEQLNDQLHEYAATAPALAIHPQQPAYVIYTSGSTGLPKGTVIAHGPLAQTYRAWEQAYQLTDTIRVHLQMAAFSFDVCTGDFVRALGSGGRLVLCPRDYLLSPADLYQLIVSEQVDCGEFVPAVLRELCHYLALTKQKLAMPLVIAGSDTWYGEEYQRFQTVFEPTTRLINSYGVTEAVIDSCYFSAADKPLIAERTVPIGRPFAATAMYVLDQWLQPVPNGASGELYLAGERLASAYLGRPDLTSERFVPDPWGRLPGARMYRTGDRARWTSTGQLEFLGRGDQQIKLRGFRIELGEIETALTQYPSIQHAVALVHTTPHPSLVAYVVADQMVEQAALVQWLQTRVPEYMLPSGLIQLEQLPLTPNGKVDRKALLALKPSQLNPTEQIAPEGATEQTLATIWQQVLGQPIGRHANFFGLGGDSILAMQVVSRCRAAGLGLTPRLLFQHQTIAALAQVLPALGSITTTQRPARAPQQLLPVQQWFGALAAPNPNHYNQSVLIELTAPLEPARLQVGLNQLAQLHPSLRLACDDQFQQKLHAVEPTLQVLALDPAQPAADQITAYAAQRQQALNLQQAPLWNASYLHQPNQAWLLLIAHHWIIDGVSWRIVLEDLANLLNEQQPMPASTSVAEWTDYLQRQTSEQFYSQLGYWQQTLRQLKPLVASQDQALNNVVAQTQRYQQTLSPQLTASLLGDLHQAYRTTIDDLLLTALVLSYCEWTGEQGLSLERESHGRFGDEADFDLTRTVGWLTSIYPQHLSLPTNPTLAEALIAIKEQLRAVPDQGLSYGWLRYQHPDSAIRQSLALNQPLAVTFNYLGQLDQGTLAAPFKRLAEIDLGAEQDPATPRSSIVEINGYINNGVLSLHWEYCRDWAAAEALEQWATAFSTTLEVLIGHCRSVQQPVLTPSDVPYAQLNQRELDRLAQQVKQPIADVYRLTPLQEGMLFHSLLAPEQQFYIEQVACRLDGYIDPRLFEQAWQQLIERHAVFRTAFYSDGLSHPCQVVLAQVSFELCYHDWSVKQIDSTQLTNYAQAERQRGFDLHQAPLMRISLIKLAAQHYHCIWTHHHLLLDGWSVPIVLSEVLECYQQLIAGSQLDLAPAPAYREYLGWLQAQDQTQAQQFWRGYLATQEQPTALPCDYTGSRQASQAWAKIQQQLSLAETHALSQFARDQHITLSSLAQAAWGYVLGRYSSQLQVLFGLTVAGRPANLPTAEHMVGMFINTLPCVVPLNPDQPIGTWLQELQHQQLEAQQYAASSLVDIQGWSNIVQPTPLFESILVFENYPNTASDDQQAALRISDIQATEQTNYPLTLVVAPAEQVECSLSYATERFDPVLIEAVLQGFCQTLIALTRQATLGQLPDLGVDQQQLAGWNATEQPLSPFCLHELFQRQAQRTPQACAIIAANQSLSYAELDRQANQVAHYLCGLGVGPNSLVGIHIERSALMLVALLGVLKAGGAYVPLDPSFPLERLSYMAEDANIQVLLTAASSQPLAHSLQHGPWAVVDLDDCVVTLSSMPTTAPFPSAQPHDLAYAIYTSGSTGKPKGVLIEHQAVVNFVQSIQRQPGITSSDVLLAVTTLSFDIAVLELYGPLLCGATVVLASREAASDADQLIGLIEQHSITVLQATPATWRMLLTADWQGSSNLRALCGGEPLPRDLAGALLDRVAEVWNMYGPTETCVWSTCAQITPALLLHSTQIPIGRPLANTQCYVLDAQQQPLPVGALGELYIAGAGVARGYHERPELTEQRFVPDRFSHNSNARMYRTGDLARYRSDGTLECLGRIDQQVKIRGYRIELGEIETVLLSHPSVAQALVVVQLANVDAQLIAYVIGAAPDLTSELLRQHLALQLPRYMLPSAIVALTEWPLTPNGKIDRQALPKPWSEQPSLQIARDPLELQLQQLWTTVLGRQLGIHDHFLEHGGHSLIAIRFMALLNPLLEQPLPLTSLYQAPTIAEMAQLLRHQSRQWSPLVPLRHGSGEQTPLFLLPGAGGNVLYLQQLAQAIPTERAIYAVQAYGLEPNQTPFETVEVMAQQAWQAIRQAFPQGPYTLIGHSFGSDVAWAMASLALAEGQQICQLFSIDSAAPQARQQPHELEPWSEWLRRGKQVLEQAFAVELVLTEADLAELSPLEQAGLLTDQLIMLGILPAQTEPSLLERFLSVFRANHQASFQPESGLAIPVMLIKARDEAPELTFAQQPDWGWSSLTSATVEIVTLAGDHHTILHEPYVQALGRLIGVGLEVAV; from the coding sequence ATGAGCGCGGTTCAAACCCTACTTGAACAATTAAATACACTCGACATAAAATTATGGCTTGATGGCCCGAATTTACGGGTTAATGCACCAAAGGGCGTATTAACGCCGGAATTACGGGCTGCGCTCAGTGAGCAAAAACCGCAATTGATCGCCTGGTTCGAGCAATATCAGGCTCCAGTAAATGCATCTGAAGCGATCAGACCAAGCCCACGCAACCAGCCTTTGCCGCTCTCCTTTGGCCAAGAGCGGCTTTGGTTTCTCGATCAACTCGAAGGCCAAAGCAATGCCTACAACTTATCGGGCTGTTTTGAGATTCGTGGCGAGTTCAAGCCCGAATTATTAGCGCGAGCCTTACAGCTTAGCCTCGAACGCCATGAGATTTTGCGCACCAGCTTGCCAACCGTTGCTGGCCAGCCAATTCAACAAGTTCAGCCCACGCCCAGTCTGAGCGAATTGCCGTTGCAGATCGTCGATTATTCAGGCTATGCCGCGCCACGCCAGCAGGCCTTACACTATCTACGTGAGCAAGCGCTGGCAGCCTTTGATTTGAGTAACGGGCCATTATTGCGCTTGGTGTTGTTGCAGCTTGGCGCTGAGCAAGCCATGCTACTGGTGGTAATGCACCATACAATAGCTGATGGTTGGTCGATGGGTTGCTTGATTCACGAATTGACTACCAGCTATCAAGCCTTTGCCCAAGCCACACGACCGCAATTCCCCGTCTTGCCAATTCAATATGGCGATTTTGCTGCATGGCAACGCGACCTAGCTCAAGCTCCGCTCTGGCAAAAACAGGTGCAATTTTGGCATGCTAGCTTAGTTGGCGCACCAGCATTGTTGGCGCTACCCAGCGATTATCCACGCCCAGCCAGCCAATCGTGGCGCGGCAAAACCTGCCATTTTGTGCTTTCGGCCTGCCTAAGCCAGCAAATTCGCCAAGTTGGCCAGCGCTATGGCTGTACCCCCTATATGACGTTATTGGCTGGCTTTGCTTTTTGGCTGGCGCGGATGACTGGTAGCCACGATTTGCCAATCGGCACACCGATTGCCAACCGCAACCGCCTAGAAACTGAAAACTTGATTGGTTTTTTCGTCAATAGCTTGGTAATGCGGATCAAGCCTGATCGTAATTTGCCATTTTCGGAGCTTTTGCGCCAAACCCAAGCTGTCAGTTTGGCCGCCTTTGCTAATCAGGATGCGCCATTTGCGCAGGTAGTCGAGGCCTTGCAACCAGAGCGCACATTGGGCTATAACCCCATTTTCCAGGTGATGTTTGATCTACAAACCGCGCCAACCAGTAGCTTGCAACTCCCCAATCTTAGCTTTGAACCATGCTTGCTTGATGAGCTTGGCGAAGGCACGGCGATGTTTGATCTGTCGTGGACAATGCAAGATCTTCCAAACGGCTTTACTGGACAAGTTGAGTTTGCTATCGATCTTTTTTTACCAAGCACAATCGAGCGCTGGATCGAAGATTTTGAACAGACCTTGAGCTATGTTTGTGCTGCGCCTGAGTACCCATTGCAGAGCTTGCCAATTTCACGTTTGGCCGATTGGGGGTTTCAATCGCCAATTATTGCTGCCCAACCGATTCAGCACTTGATTCAGCAGCATGCCTTTAATCAGCCAGATGCCTTAGCTGTAACGTGGCAAGGTCAGCATTTGAGCTATGCCCAGCTTGATCAGGCCGCCAATCAATTGGCCCAGTATTTACATCAACAAGGGATTGGTTGTGGCGATTTTGTTGGTCTCTGTTTTGAGCGTTCGCTAGCCATGCCGGTTGCTTGGTTAGGGGTACTCAAGGCTGGCGCAGCCTATGTCCCGCTTGATCCGAGCTATCCGCTTGAGCGTTTGGCCTTTATGTGCAACGATGCTAAGCTGCGTTTGGTGCTTACTCAAGCTGCCTTGATCGATTGTTTGCCCGTCGAACAACCACTAATTATCTGGGAGCAACTAAACGATCAATTGCATGAGTATGCGGCAACTGCACCTGCGCTAGCGATTCACCCGCAACAACCTGCCTATGTGATTTATACCTCTGGCTCAACTGGTTTGCCCAAAGGAACCGTCATTGCCCATGGCCCGTTGGCCCAAACCTACCGCGCTTGGGAGCAAGCCTATCAGCTGACCGACACGATCCGCGTGCACTTGCAAATGGCAGCTTTTTCGTTTGATGTCTGCACTGGCGATTTTGTGCGGGCGCTCGGTTCAGGCGGGCGTTTGGTGCTTTGCCCACGCGATTATTTGCTCTCGCCCGCTGATTTATATCAACTAATCGTCAGCGAACAGGTCGATTGTGGCGAATTTGTCCCAGCGGTGCTGCGTGAACTTTGCCATTATCTGGCCTTAACCAAGCAAAAACTAGCAATGCCCTTGGTTATTGCTGGCTCAGATACTTGGTATGGCGAAGAGTATCAGCGCTTTCAAACGGTGTTTGAACCAACAACCCGCTTGATCAATTCGTATGGTGTGACCGAAGCAGTGATCGATAGCTGCTATTTCAGTGCTGCTGATAAACCGTTGATCGCTGAGCGGACTGTGCCGATTGGCCGACCATTTGCCGCAACCGCGATGTATGTGCTTGATCAATGGTTGCAGCCTGTGCCAAACGGGGCCAGCGGCGAGTTGTATTTGGCTGGCGAACGCTTGGCTAGTGCCTACCTTGGTCGCCCCGACCTCACCAGCGAACGCTTTGTGCCTGATCCATGGGGCCGATTGCCCGGGGCACGTATGTATCGCACTGGCGATCGCGCCCGCTGGACGAGCACTGGCCAATTGGAATTTTTAGGGCGTGGCGATCAGCAAATCAAACTGCGTGGCTTTCGGATTGAGCTGGGCGAGATTGAAACCGCGCTGACCCAATACCCAAGCATTCAACATGCTGTTGCTTTGGTGCATACCACGCCGCATCCGAGCCTAGTAGCCTATGTGGTTGCAGATCAAATGGTTGAGCAGGCGGCCTTGGTGCAATGGCTGCAAACCCGCGTGCCTGAATATATGCTGCCAAGCGGCTTGATACAGCTTGAACAATTGCCATTAACTCCCAATGGCAAAGTTGACCGCAAGGCTTTATTGGCCTTGAAGCCCAGCCAACTAAACCCAACCGAACAAATTGCGCCCGAGGGTGCAACCGAGCAAACGCTTGCTACAATTTGGCAGCAAGTGCTCGGTCAGCCAATTGGTCGCCATGCCAATTTCTTCGGTTTGGGCGGCGATTCAATTCTGGCAATGCAGGTGGTTAGCCGTTGTCGCGCTGCGGGCTTGGGATTAACGCCGCGCTTGTTGTTCCAACATCAAACGATTGCTGCGTTAGCTCAAGTCTTGCCTGCACTTGGCTCGATCACTACAACCCAACGGCCTGCGCGTGCACCACAGCAGCTCTTGCCAGTTCAACAGTGGTTTGGCGCGTTGGCCGCGCCCAATCCAAACCACTACAACCAGAGTGTGTTGATCGAATTAACTGCGCCACTTGAACCAGCCCGTTTGCAGGTTGGGTTGAATCAGTTAGCCCAGCTGCATCCAAGTTTACGGCTGGCTTGTGATGATCAGTTTCAGCAAAAACTGCATGCAGTTGAGCCAACCCTGCAGGTGCTAGCACTTGATCCTGCGCAGCCAGCTGCTGACCAAATTACCGCCTATGCTGCGCAGCGCCAACAAGCATTGAATTTGCAACAAGCCCCGCTTTGGAATGCCAGCTATCTCCATCAGCCCAATCAAGCTTGGCTCTTGTTGATTGCGCATCACTGGATTATCGACGGCGTTTCATGGCGAATTGTGCTCGAAGATCTGGCCAATTTATTAAATGAGCAGCAACCAATGCCCGCCAGTACCAGCGTGGCCGAATGGACTGATTATCTCCAACGCCAAACTAGCGAACAGTTTTACAGCCAACTTGGCTATTGGCAGCAGACACTCCGCCAATTAAAACCCTTAGTTGCCAGCCAAGATCAAGCCTTGAATAATGTAGTTGCTCAAACCCAGCGCTATCAACAAACGCTTAGCCCACAATTAACCGCAAGCCTGCTCGGCGATCTGCATCAGGCCTATCGCACGACGATTGATGATCTGTTGCTGACAGCCTTGGTGTTGAGCTATTGCGAATGGACTGGCGAGCAGGGGCTGAGCCTTGAGCGCGAAAGCCATGGGCGTTTTGGTGATGAGGCCGATTTTGATCTGACCCGAACCGTCGGCTGGCTCACGAGTATCTATCCCCAACATTTGAGCTTGCCGACTAACCCAACTCTCGCTGAAGCTTTGATTGCGATTAAGGAACAACTGCGAGCAGTGCCCGATCAGGGCTTGAGCTATGGCTGGCTGCGTTATCAACATCCCGATTCTGCAATCCGTCAATCGCTTGCGCTGAATCAACCCTTGGCAGTTACCTTCAACTACCTTGGTCAACTCGATCAAGGCACACTGGCCGCGCCATTCAAACGCTTGGCCGAAATTGACCTTGGTGCTGAGCAAGACCCTGCAACCCCACGTAGTAGCATCGTCGAAATTAATGGCTATATCAATAATGGTGTGCTGAGTTTGCACTGGGAATATTGCCGCGATTGGGCTGCTGCTGAAGCGCTCGAACAATGGGCAACCGCCTTTTCCACCACGCTTGAGGTTTTGATTGGACATTGCCGCAGTGTTCAGCAACCAGTATTAACTCCCAGCGATGTGCCCTATGCCCAACTCAATCAGCGTGAGCTTGATCGCTTGGCCCAGCAGGTTAAGCAACCAATTGCCGATGTGTATCGCCTAACTCCGTTGCAAGAAGGTATGCTCTTCCATAGCCTGCTTGCACCCGAACAGCAATTTTATATCGAGCAAGTCGCCTGCCGCCTTGATGGCTATATCGACCCAAGGTTGTTCGAGCAGGCTTGGCAACAACTTATCGAACGCCACGCTGTTTTTCGCACCGCCTTCTACAGCGATGGGCTGAGCCATCCTTGCCAGGTTGTGTTGGCGCAGGTCAGCTTTGAGCTTTGCTATCACGATTGGTCGGTTAAACAGATTGATTCGACCCAACTAACCAACTATGCTCAAGCTGAACGTCAGCGTGGGTTTGATTTACACCAAGCACCATTAATGCGCATCAGCCTGATCAAACTAGCTGCTCAGCATTATCATTGTATTTGGACTCATCACCATCTCTTGCTTGATGGTTGGTCGGTGCCGATTGTGCTGAGCGAAGTGTTGGAATGCTATCAACAGCTGATTGCTGGCAGCCAACTTGATCTAGCCCCAGCCCCAGCCTATCGCGAATACCTTGGCTGGTTGCAAGCCCAGGATCAAACCCAAGCTCAGCAATTTTGGCGTGGCTACTTGGCAACCCAAGAGCAACCAACCGCCTTGCCCTGCGATTACACTGGCTCACGTCAGGCCAGCCAAGCTTGGGCCAAAATCCAGCAGCAACTATCTTTAGCCGAAACTCATGCGTTAAGCCAATTTGCGCGTGACCAGCATATTACCTTGAGCAGCTTGGCTCAAGCCGCTTGGGGCTATGTTTTGGGTCGCTATAGCAGCCAATTGCAAGTATTGTTTGGATTAACCGTTGCCGGACGACCCGCCAATTTGCCGACTGCCGAGCACATGGTGGGCATGTTTATCAATACTCTGCCATGCGTCGTGCCGCTTAACCCTGATCAACCAATTGGTACATGGCTTCAAGAGCTTCAACACCAACAGCTTGAAGCCCAACAATATGCCGCGAGCAGCCTCGTTGATATTCAGGGCTGGAGCAATATTGTTCAACCAACGCCATTGTTCGAAAGCATTTTGGTGTTTGAGAATTATCCCAACACTGCATCTGACGATCAGCAAGCAGCCTTGCGGATCAGCGATATTCAAGCCACCGAACAAACCAATTATCCGCTGACCTTGGTAGTTGCGCCCGCTGAGCAGGTGGAATGTAGCTTGAGTTATGCAACCGAGCGCTTTGATCCGGTGCTGATCGAAGCAGTCTTGCAAGGCTTTTGCCAAACGCTGATTGCACTCACCCGCCAAGCGACCCTTGGCCAACTCCCAGACCTAGGGGTTGATCAACAACAACTAGCAGGGTGGAATGCAACCGAACAGCCGCTTAGCCCATTCTGTTTGCACGAGCTGTTTCAGCGGCAAGCGCAGCGCACACCGCAGGCCTGCGCAATTATTGCGGCTAACCAAAGCCTTAGCTATGCCGAACTTGATCGGCAGGCCAACCAAGTTGCCCACTATTTATGTGGTTTGGGAGTTGGCCCGAATAGCCTCGTCGGAATTCATATCGAGCGCTCAGCGTTGATGCTGGTGGCGTTGTTGGGTGTGCTCAAGGCTGGCGGAGCCTATGTTCCGCTTGATCCAAGTTTTCCTTTGGAGCGGCTGAGCTATATGGCCGAGGATGCTAACATTCAGGTGTTGCTGACCGCAGCCTCAAGCCAACCGCTTGCCCACAGCCTTCAGCATGGCCCTTGGGCTGTGGTTGATCTCGATGATTGTGTTGTTACGTTATCCAGCATGCCGACCACCGCCCCATTTCCCAGTGCCCAACCTCACGATTTGGCCTATGCCATCTACACCTCTGGCTCAACGGGTAAGCCTAAGGGCGTGTTGATCGAGCATCAAGCGGTGGTTAATTTCGTGCAATCGATTCAACGCCAACCAGGTATTACTTCTAGCGATGTGCTGCTTGCCGTTACTACCTTGTCGTTTGATATTGCGGTGCTGGAACTGTATGGCCCCTTGCTCTGCGGGGCAACCGTTGTGCTTGCTAGTCGCGAGGCCGCCAGCGATGCCGATCAATTAATTGGGTTGATCGAGCAGCATAGCATAACAGTGCTGCAAGCAACTCCCGCAACCTGGCGCATGCTGTTGACTGCCGATTGGCAGGGCAGTTCAAATTTACGCGCACTATGTGGCGGCGAACCATTGCCACGCGATCTGGCGGGTGCACTGCTTGATCGGGTTGCTGAAGTGTGGAATATGTATGGCCCAACCGAGACCTGCGTTTGGTCAACCTGTGCCCAGATTACGCCTGCCCTCCTGCTGCATTCAACCCAAATTCCAATTGGCCGACCATTGGCAAATACCCAGTGCTATGTTTTGGATGCTCAGCAGCAACCATTACCAGTCGGGGCACTAGGTGAGCTGTATATCGCTGGAGCCGGAGTTGCCCGCGGCTATCATGAACGGCCTGAATTAACCGAACAGCGCTTTGTGCCTGATCGTTTCAGTCATAACTCAAATGCCCGCATGTATCGGACTGGCGATTTGGCTCGCTATCGCAGCGATGGCACGCTGGAATGCTTGGGACGGATTGATCAGCAAGTTAAAATTCGTGGCTATCGGATTGAACTTGGCGAAATCGAAACCGTTTTGCTCTCTCACCCCAGCGTGGCCCAAGCCTTGGTTGTGGTGCAATTGGCTAATGTTGATGCCCAATTAATTGCCTATGTGATTGGTGCAGCCCCCGATTTGACCAGCGAGCTGCTGCGCCAACACTTGGCCTTACAACTCCCACGCTATATGCTGCCCAGCGCGATTGTGGCACTAACCGAATGGCCATTAACCCCCAATGGCAAGATCGATCGTCAAGCTTTGCCCAAGCCTTGGAGCGAGCAACCAAGCCTACAAATTGCCCGTGACCCGCTGGAACTGCAACTCCAACAACTCTGGACAACCGTGCTTGGTCGTCAATTGGGTATTCACGATCACTTTTTGGAACATGGTGGCCATTCGCTGATTGCGATTCGATTTATGGCCTTGCTCAACCCATTACTTGAGCAGCCGTTGCCATTAACCAGCTTATACCAAGCGCCAACTATCGCCGAAATGGCCCAATTGCTGCGCCATCAAAGCCGCCAATGGTCGCCACTAGTGCCCTTACGCCATGGCTCAGGCGAGCAAACGCCACTCTTTTTGCTGCCAGGCGCAGGCGGTAATGTGCTGTATTTACAACAACTGGCCCAAGCAATTCCAACTGAGCGGGCGATTTATGCAGTCCAAGCCTATGGCCTCGAGCCAAACCAAACCCCGTTCGAGACGGTCGAAGTGATGGCGCAACAGGCATGGCAAGCAATTCGTCAAGCCTTCCCACAAGGGCCATATACCTTGATCGGACACTCATTTGGCAGTGATGTAGCTTGGGCGATGGCGAGCCTAGCTTTAGCCGAGGGCCAGCAGATTTGTCAATTGTTCAGCATTGATAGTGCTGCACCCCAAGCTCGCCAACAACCACATGAGCTTGAGCCATGGTCGGAATGGCTGCGTCGTGGTAAGCAAGTTTTGGAGCAGGCTTTTGCAGTCGAGTTGGTCTTGACTGAGGCTGATTTGGCCGAATTAAGCCCACTTGAGCAAGCTGGCCTACTTACCGACCAACTGATTATGCTCGGCATTCTACCTGCCCAAACTGAGCCAAGCTTGCTCGAACGCTTTTTGAGCGTTTTTCGGGCCAACCATCAGGCCAGTTTTCAGCCAGAATCGGGCTTAGCCATCCCCGTGATGCTGATCAAAGCCCGTGATGAAGCACCCGAGCTAACCTTCGCTCAGCAGCCAGATTGGGGCTGGAGCAGCTTAACCAGTGCAACAGTCGAAATTGTTACGTTGGCAGGTGACCACCATACCATCTTGCATGAGCCATACGTTCAGGCCTTGGGACGATTGATTGGGGTTGGCTTGGAGGTTGCCGTATGA